One region of Rana temporaria chromosome 11, aRanTem1.1, whole genome shotgun sequence genomic DNA includes:
- the LOC120917077 gene encoding methylthioribulose-1-phosphate dehydratase: MYYCNGENCNQTDSAKEKGHPRHLIPELCRQFYNLGWVTGTGGGISMKYGEEIYIAPSGVQKERIQPDDLFVCDIDERDISCPPPYKNLKKSQCTPLFMNAYTLRGAGAVIHTHSKSAVLATLLFPGKEFRVTHQEMIKGIKKGSSGDYYRYDDLLVVPIVENTPEEKDLKDRMARAMTEYPDSCAVLVRRHGVYVWGDTWEKTKTMCECYDYLFDIAVQMKQLGLDPAALPAEEKGIV, encoded by the exons ATGTACTACTGCAATGGGGAGAACTGCAATCAGACTGACAGCGCTAAG GAGAAAGGACACCCACGACACTTGATCCCGGAGCTGTGCCGACAGTTCTATAATTTGGGATGGGTTACGGGGACCGGAGGCGGCATCAGCATGAAATACGG ggaGGAAATTTATATTGCACCGTCTGGTGTCCAGAAGGAAAGGATACAG CCGGATGATCTGTTTGTCTGTGATATCGATGAGAGAGACATCAGCTGCCCTCCACCTTacaagaatctgaagaagagTCAATGCACGCCGCTGTTCATGAACGCTTACACCTTGAGAG GAGCCGGAGCCGTGATCCACACTCACTCCAAGTCCGCTGTGCTGGCCACACTGCTGTTTCCGGGGAAGGAATTCCGAGTCACACACCAAGAGATGATTAAAGGAATAAAGAAAGGCAGCTCTGGAGACTATTACAG GTACGATGACCTCCTGGTGGTCCCCATCGTGGAGAACACACCGGAAGAGAAAGACCTTAAAGACCGGATGGCAAGGGCCATGACAGAATACCCGGATTCCTGCGCCGTGCTGGTGCGCCGCCATGGAGTCTACGTCTGGGGCGACACCTGGGAGAAAACGAAGACTAT GTGCGAGTGCTACGATTACCTCTTCGACATCGCCGTGCAGATGAAACAACTCGGACTGGATCCGGCAGCTCTCCCTGCAGAAGAAAAAGGAATTGTTTAA